A DNA window from Citrobacter tructae contains the following coding sequences:
- a CDS encoding xanthine permease, with the protein MNSIKLEWKRGDWAAYFGLMTNNLTNLLTMMGLLIFVVGIPTEIVYGRIAPAFGLAVLVASVCYAWFGLQMAKQTGRKDVTALPSGPSAPSIFTVTFLVLMPVYQQTKDANFAIQIALVWCFVEALILVGGSFLGETIRKMIPRTVLLSCLSGLGLLLLAMNPMLQAFEAPTVSFIVLLLIFINWFGKKPIFARIPTGLLLLIAGTALAWISGLQSPEAIKASMSSFGFNPPEIHVDSFLQGLPHALPYLASAVPLGLANYIFDLENIESAHAAGDEYNTRKVMMANGFASMLGCMLGNPFPVTVYVGHAGWKAMGASIGYTLASGITMFLVPLFGLGAFMLAIIPMTAIVPILVFIGVVTANQVVRETPKVEVPVIFICLFPWIANWALTIVNSVMGAAGTSAAKLGTDLLHSKGVYYDGLVHLGSGAPLASMLWGCIAIFAIINKPLRGAIAAAGGALLSLFGVIHSPAVGFAEGSSLMFVMAYLMMGGMFVIKHVLDSREAVTTLEQQPTKTS; encoded by the coding sequence ATGAACAGCATAAAACTAGAATGGAAACGGGGTGACTGGGCGGCTTACTTTGGGCTGATGACCAACAACCTGACTAACCTGCTAACAATGATGGGACTGCTCATTTTTGTTGTCGGGATACCGACTGAAATTGTCTATGGCCGTATTGCGCCTGCCTTTGGTTTGGCGGTGTTGGTGGCCAGCGTCTGCTATGCCTGGTTTGGCCTGCAGATGGCAAAACAAACCGGACGTAAAGACGTGACGGCGCTGCCGTCCGGGCCGAGCGCACCGTCAATTTTTACCGTTACGTTCCTGGTGCTGATGCCGGTTTATCAGCAAACCAAAGATGCCAACTTCGCCATCCAGATAGCGCTGGTGTGGTGTTTTGTCGAAGCGTTGATTCTGGTGGGCGGTTCGTTCCTGGGCGAGACCATCCGCAAGATGATCCCGCGCACGGTACTGCTCTCCTGTTTATCCGGGCTGGGTCTGCTGCTGTTGGCGATGAACCCGATGCTGCAGGCGTTTGAAGCGCCGACCGTATCGTTCATCGTGCTGTTGCTGATCTTCATTAACTGGTTCGGTAAGAAGCCGATTTTTGCCCGCATTCCGACCGGTTTGCTGTTGCTGATTGCCGGTACGGCCCTGGCATGGATCTCCGGTTTGCAAAGCCCGGAAGCGATCAAAGCATCGATGTCCTCTTTTGGCTTCAACCCGCCGGAAATTCACGTCGACAGCTTCCTGCAAGGTCTGCCGCACGCGCTGCCGTACCTGGCTTCTGCGGTTCCCCTGGGTCTGGCGAACTATATTTTTGACCTTGAGAACATTGAAAGTGCGCACGCCGCAGGTGATGAGTACAACACCCGCAAAGTCATGATGGCGAACGGCTTTGCCTCGATGTTGGGCTGTATGTTGGGGAACCCGTTCCCGGTCACCGTGTATGTCGGGCATGCGGGCTGGAAAGCGATGGGCGCCAGCATTGGTTATACCCTCGCGTCAGGTATCACCATGTTCCTGGTGCCGCTGTTTGGTCTTGGGGCGTTTATGCTCGCCATTATTCCGATGACCGCGATCGTGCCGATCTTAGTGTTTATCGGCGTGGTGACTGCCAACCAGGTGGTGCGAGAAACGCCCAAAGTTGAGGTGCCCGTCATCTTCATCTGTCTGTTCCCGTGGATAGCCAACTGGGCGTTGACCATCGTTAACAGCGTGATGGGGGCGGCCGGAACGTCAGCCGCGAAACTTGGGACCGATCTGCTGCACAGCAAAGGTGTGTACTACGACGGGCTGGTGCATCTCGGTAGCGGCGCACCGCTGGCCAGTATGCTGTGGGGCTGTATCGCTATCTTTGCCATTATCAACAAGCCATTACGCGGAGCCATTGCTGCCGCCGGTGGTGCGCTGCTGTCACTGTTTGGGGTGATCCACTCCCCGGCCGTTGGGTTTGCTGAAGGCAGCTCGCTGATGTTTGTCATGGCCTACCTGATGATGGGCGGTATGTTCGTGATAAAGCATGTTCTCGACAGCCGTGAAGCCGTGACTACCCTCGAGCAACAACCGACCAAAACCTCCTGA
- a CDS encoding ankyrin repeat domain-containing protein yields the protein MLFLSLCCYSQVIGILKSLKNCRRGIMSEKELITEFLLAAEQGNAQGLKSCLAKNVDINATNRQGRTAIIIASLNKHYDCVSLLIEAGADINKQDQTCFNPFLISCLTNDLTLLRLVLPANPDLNCLSRFGGVGITPASEKGHVEIVRELLLRTEINVNHTNFVGWTPLLEAIVLNDGGAKQQEIVKLLLENGANPHMTDKYGKTPLELAREKGYHQIAELLIAAGA from the coding sequence ATGTTATTCTTATCACTCTGTTGCTATTCTCAGGTTATCGGAATTTTAAAAAGCCTTAAAAACTGCAGGAGAGGAATTATGTCAGAGAAAGAACTCATTACTGAATTTCTGCTGGCGGCAGAGCAGGGCAATGCACAGGGATTAAAATCCTGTCTGGCAAAAAATGTGGATATTAACGCGACCAATCGCCAGGGGCGTACTGCCATAATTATTGCCAGCCTGAATAAACATTATGACTGCGTTTCTTTATTGATTGAGGCCGGTGCCGATATTAATAAGCAAGATCAAACCTGCTTTAATCCATTCCTGATTAGCTGCCTGACGAATGACTTAACGCTGCTGCGTTTGGTATTACCGGCTAACCCCGATCTTAATTGCCTGAGCCGTTTTGGTGGCGTCGGCATTACACCTGCCAGCGAAAAAGGTCATGTGGAGATCGTGCGCGAGCTGCTTCTGCGTACCGAAATCAACGTCAACCATACCAATTTTGTCGGCTGGACGCCGCTGCTGGAAGCCATCGTACTCAACGACGGCGGCGCGAAGCAGCAGGAAATCGTCAAGCTGCTGCTTGAAAATGGCGCTAACCCGCACATGACGGATAAATATGGCAAGACCCCGCTGGAACTGGCGCGGGAGAAAGGGTATCACCAAATCGCCGAGCTGTTGATTGCCGCCGGAGCCTGA
- a CDS encoding carbamate kinase family protein: MKELVVVAIGGNSIIKDNASQSIEHQAEAVKAVADTVLEMLASDYNIVLTHGNGPQVGLDLRRAEIAHEREGLPLTPLANCVADTQGGIGYLIQQALNNRLARRGEQKAVTVVTQVEVDKNDPGFANPTKPIGAFFSEAQRDALQQVNPGWRFVEDSGRGYRRVVASPEPKRIVEAEAIKTLTQQGFVVIGAGGGGIPVVRSDQGDYQSVDAVIDKDLSTALLAQEIRADVLVITTGVEKVCIHFGTPNQQALDTVDMATMTRYMQEGHFPPGSMLPKIVASLAFLERGGKRVIITTPECLPAALRGETGTHIVHS; encoded by the coding sequence ATGAAAGAACTTGTGGTCGTTGCCATTGGCGGCAACAGCATTATCAAAGATAACGCCAGTCAGTCGATTGAGCACCAGGCTGAAGCAGTAAAAGCGGTTGCGGATACGGTGCTGGAGATGTTGGCATCCGACTACAACATTGTGCTGACACACGGTAACGGTCCGCAGGTGGGGCTCGATCTGCGGCGCGCGGAGATTGCCCACGAGCGGGAGGGCTTGCCGCTGACACCGCTGGCAAACTGCGTTGCTGACACCCAGGGCGGCATTGGTTATCTGATCCAACAGGCGCTGAATAACCGCCTGGCGCGGCGCGGCGAACAGAAAGCAGTAACCGTGGTCACGCAGGTGGAGGTCGACAAAAACGATCCGGGCTTTGCTAACCCGACCAAGCCTATCGGGGCGTTCTTCAGTGAAGCGCAGCGTGATGCGCTGCAACAGGTCAATCCGGGCTGGCGCTTTGTTGAGGATTCCGGGCGCGGCTACCGTCGGGTAGTTGCCTCGCCGGAGCCGAAACGCATTGTCGAGGCGGAGGCGATTAAAACGCTGACCCAGCAAGGTTTTGTGGTGATTGGCGCGGGCGGCGGCGGGATCCCGGTGGTGCGTAGCGATCAGGGAGATTACCAGAGCGTAGACGCGGTGATTGATAAAGATCTCTCCACCGCATTGCTGGCGCAGGAGATCCGCGCCGACGTGCTGGTAATTACCACCGGCGTCGAGAAAGTGTGTATTCACTTCGGCACACCCAACCAGCAGGCGCTGGACACGGTGGATATGGCAACAATGACCCGCTACATGCAGGAAGGGCACTTCCCTCCGGGCAGCATGTTACCCAAAATTGTTGCCAGTCTGGCGTTCCTGGAGCGCGGCGGTAAGCGGGTGATCATCACCACGCCGGAATGCCTGCCCGCCGCGCTGCGTGGCGAAACGGGCACTCATATTGTCCATTCCTGA
- a CDS encoding DUF2877 domain-containing protein — protein sequence MATPTRRCVAALTADGAFLEFRGTGRVEQVFSRAVNLFIPEQQRLFTLLSESGDNAPNSCRLALTHCEDLFQPGEPVSFTQSGIAVGTDKWITTSDCQAWQMPIWSADADHFAAISWRGWSEVIRQQLNHHDTLFLYQGDNPFYQEIARELQLRRRALITALDNGEDISAAVGQLIGLGIGLTPSSDDYLVGLSTILFINQHPLKKYRQDFLAAIQSEGNNTTLLSKITLEEAFHQRYRENVARLVTHIITQQHHVATQYITDIKNIGSSSGCDMLYGMADACALSHRSGGNYVDQDSC from the coding sequence ATCGCCACGCCAACACGGCGATGCGTAGCGGCGCTAACCGCCGACGGCGCGTTTCTTGAATTTCGGGGAACGGGGCGAGTTGAACAGGTTTTTTCCCGCGCGGTGAACCTGTTCATACCCGAACAGCAGCGATTGTTCACTTTACTGAGCGAGAGCGGCGATAACGCGCCTAACAGCTGTCGGCTGGCGCTGACGCATTGCGAAGATCTGTTTCAACCCGGTGAGCCGGTGAGTTTTACCCAGTCAGGGATAGCCGTTGGTACTGATAAATGGATAACAACATCCGATTGCCAGGCGTGGCAAATGCCGATCTGGTCAGCAGATGCAGACCACTTCGCAGCAATTTCCTGGCGTGGCTGGTCAGAGGTTATCCGGCAACAGCTTAATCACCACGACACATTATTTTTGTACCAGGGAGATAACCCGTTTTATCAGGAAATCGCCCGTGAATTACAGTTGCGCCGCCGGGCATTAATCACCGCACTGGATAACGGTGAAGATATTTCTGCCGCTGTCGGCCAGTTAATCGGTTTGGGAATTGGCTTAACGCCATCATCTGATGATTATTTAGTGGGCTTAAGTACAATTTTATTTATTAACCAGCATCCATTAAAGAAATATCGACAAGATTTTTTAGCCGCCATACAGAGTGAAGGGAATAACACGACATTACTCAGTAAAATAACGCTGGAAGAGGCTTTTCATCAGCGTTATCGGGAAAACGTCGCGCGGCTGGTAACTCATATTATTACTCAGCAACACCATGTTGCTACGCAATATATTACTGACATTAAAAATATCGGCTCAAGTTCTGGCTGCGACATGCTGTACGGCATGGCGGACGCCTGCGCCCTGAGCCACCGGTCTGGAGGGAATTATGTCGATCAGGATAGTTGTTAA
- the fdrA gene encoding acyl-CoA synthetase FdrA — MSIRIVVKKNTYFDSVSLMSISTRANKLDGVEQAFVAMATEMNKGVLKNLGLLTSELEEAKSGDLMIVIKGASEAANEQTLVAIDELFTHKEQGGQHEARYATLASAKKHVPDSNLAMISVNGLFAAREARQALQNNLNVMLFSDNVSLDDELALKQLAHEKGLLMMGPDCGTAIINGAALCFGNAVRCGNIGIIGASGTGSQELSVRIHEFGGGISQLIGTGGRDLSEKIGGLMMLDAMNMLEADPQTEIIALISKPPAPAVARKVLDRARTCHKPVVVCFLGRDVAMADEDGLQFARGTKDAALRAVLLSGVKKESLDLHPLNWPLIEEVRARLTPQQKYIRGLFCGGTLCDEAMFAAMEKHAEVYSNIHPDPAFRLQDLNRSVAHTFLDFGDDDFTNGKPHPMIDPTNRISRLLQEARDPEVGVIVMDFVLGFGSHEDPVGVMLDAIVEAKAIAAADGRPLEILGYVLGTDLDTPSLEKQCQMLTDAGVIWASSSTNTGLLAREFICKGEEA; from the coding sequence ATGTCGATCAGGATAGTTGTTAAAAAGAACACGTATTTTGATTCTGTGTCACTGATGTCTATCTCAACGCGCGCTAACAAGCTCGATGGCGTGGAGCAGGCGTTTGTGGCGATGGCAACGGAAATGAACAAAGGCGTGCTGAAGAATCTTGGCCTGCTGACGTCTGAACTGGAAGAGGCGAAGAGTGGCGATCTGATGATTGTCATCAAAGGCGCGAGCGAGGCGGCGAACGAGCAGACGCTGGTGGCTATCGACGAGCTGTTTACGCATAAAGAGCAGGGCGGTCAGCACGAAGCGCGCTATGCGACGCTTGCCAGTGCGAAGAAGCACGTTCCCGACAGTAACCTGGCAATGATTTCCGTCAACGGCCTGTTCGCGGCACGTGAAGCGCGTCAGGCGCTGCAAAACAACCTCAACGTGATGCTGTTCTCTGACAACGTGTCCCTCGACGACGAGCTGGCGCTGAAACAACTGGCGCACGAAAAAGGACTGTTGATGATGGGGCCAGACTGCGGGACCGCCATTATTAACGGCGCGGCGCTGTGTTTTGGTAACGCAGTGCGTTGCGGCAATATCGGGATTATCGGCGCATCCGGTACCGGTAGCCAGGAACTGAGCGTGCGCATTCATGAATTTGGTGGCGGCATTTCCCAGCTTATTGGCACCGGCGGACGCGATCTGAGTGAAAAGATTGGCGGCCTGATGATGCTCGACGCGATGAATATGCTGGAAGCCGATCCGCAAACCGAGATCATCGCGCTGATCTCCAAGCCACCAGCACCTGCTGTGGCGCGTAAAGTGCTGGATCGCGCACGTACCTGTCACAAACCGGTGGTGGTGTGCTTCCTCGGACGTGACGTTGCGATGGCGGATGAAGACGGATTGCAGTTCGCCCGTGGCACTAAAGATGCGGCGCTACGAGCGGTCCTGTTAAGCGGCGTGAAAAAGGAGAGTCTGGATCTGCATCCGCTCAACTGGCCGCTGATTGAAGAAGTGCGCGCGCGTCTGACACCGCAGCAAAAATATATTCGTGGGCTATTCTGCGGCGGCACTCTATGCGATGAGGCGATGTTTGCCGCCATGGAAAAACATGCGGAAGTTTACAGCAACATTCATCCGGACCCGGCGTTCCGCCTGCAAGATCTCAACCGCAGCGTCGCGCACACCTTCCTTGATTTCGGTGATGATGATTTTACCAACGGTAAACCGCATCCGATGATCGATCCAACCAACCGTATCAGCCGTTTATTGCAGGAAGCGCGGGATCCGGAAGTGGGCGTGATCGTGATGGATTTCGTCCTTGGCTTTGGATCGCATGAAGATCCGGTCGGCGTGATGCTCGACGCGATCGTTGAAGCAAAAGCGATCGCCGCCGCAGATGGACGTCCGCTGGAGATTCTTGGCTACGTGCTGGGCACCGATTTGGATACGCCGTCGCTGGAAAAACAGTGCCAGATGCTGACTGATGCTGGCGTCATCTGGGCGAGCAGCAGCACCAACACCGGATTGCTGGCGCGTGAATTTATCTGTAAAGGGGAGGAAGCCTGA
- a CDS encoding amidohydrolase family protein → MKENNSRREFLSQGGKMVTAAALFGAIAPVAYAANPVGTACGAKSTMTINDKHYYLDNVLLEAGFDYENAVVVHTRTALQTVEIQDGKIVALRENKQHPDATLPHYDAGGKLMLPAMRDMHIHLDKTFYGGPWRSLNRPAGTTIQDMIRLEQKLLPELQPYTQERAEKLIDLLQSKGTSIARSHCNIEPVSGLKNLENLQAVLARRQPGFACEIVAFPQHGLLLSKSESLMREAMQAGAQYVGGLDPTSVDGAMEKSLDTMFQIALDYNKGVDIHLHETSPAGVAAVNYMVETVEKTPQLKGKLTISHAFALSTLNEQQVDELATRMVAQQITIASTVPIGTMHMPLKQLRDKGVVVITGTDSVIDHWSPYGLGDMLEKANLYAQLYIRPNELNLSRALFLATGDVLPLNDKGERVWPKAQDEASFVLVDASCSAEAVARISPRTATFHKGLLVWGNVAS, encoded by the coding sequence ATGAAGGAAAACAACAGCCGCCGTGAGTTTTTAAGCCAGGGCGGAAAAATGGTGACCGCTGCCGCGCTGTTTGGCGCGATAGCCCCGGTCGCGTATGCTGCTAATCCTGTCGGGACAGCCTGTGGCGCGAAGAGCACGATGACGATTAACGATAAACACTATTACCTGGATAACGTCCTACTGGAAGCGGGGTTCGATTACGAAAACGCGGTGGTGGTACATACTCGTACCGCTCTGCAAACCGTTGAGATTCAGGACGGAAAGATTGTTGCGCTGCGTGAGAATAAGCAGCATCCGGATGCTACGCTGCCGCACTACGATGCGGGTGGAAAGCTGATGCTGCCTGCCATGCGCGACATGCACATCCATCTGGATAAAACGTTTTATGGTGGCCCGTGGCGTTCGCTGAATCGTCCGGCGGGTACCACCATTCAGGATATGATCCGCCTGGAGCAAAAGCTGCTGCCTGAACTCCAGCCGTATACGCAAGAGCGTGCGGAAAAGCTTATCGACCTGCTGCAATCAAAAGGCACCTCGATTGCCCGCAGCCACTGCAATATTGAGCCGGTTTCCGGGCTGAAAAATCTGGAAAACTTACAGGCAGTGCTGGCGCGTCGTCAGCCGGGTTTTGCCTGTGAAATCGTGGCATTTCCACAGCATGGCTTGCTGTTATCGAAGTCTGAGTCGTTGATGCGCGAAGCGATGCAGGCCGGGGCGCAGTATGTGGGCGGGCTGGATCCGACCAGCGTGGATGGGGCGATGGAGAAATCCCTCGACACCATGTTCCAGATTGCTCTCGATTACAACAAAGGCGTGGATATCCATCTGCATGAAACCAGTCCGGCAGGCGTGGCGGCGGTGAATTACATGGTGGAAACGGTAGAGAAAACCCCGCAACTGAAAGGCAAGCTGACCATCAGCCATGCGTTTGCGCTGTCTACGCTGAACGAACAGCAGGTTGATGAACTAGCAACCCGCATGGTAGCGCAGCAAATTACCATTGCCTCGACGGTGCCGATTGGCACGATGCACATGCCGTTGAAACAGCTGCGAGACAAAGGTGTGGTGGTGATAACCGGTACCGACAGCGTGATCGACCACTGGTCGCCGTATGGTCTGGGGGACATGCTGGAGAAGGCGAATCTGTATGCACAGCTCTATATTCGCCCGAACGAACTCAACCTGTCGCGGGCGCTGTTCCTCGCCACTGGCGATGTGCTGCCGCTCAACGATAAAGGCGAACGCGTCTGGCCGAAAGCACAGGATGAAGCCAGCTTTGTGCTGGTGGATGCCTCCTGCTCGGCGGAAGCTGTCGCCCGCATCTCTCCACGTACCGCAACTTTCCATAAAGGCCTGCTGGTATGGGGAAATGTGGCGAGCTAG
- the yjdI gene encoding 4Fe-4S mono-cluster protein YjdI, with amino-acid sequence MDKELLDAGYRAYTGEKIDVYFNTAMCQHSGNCVRGSAKLFNLKRKPWIVPDEVDVATVIKVIDTCPSGALKYRQK; translated from the coding sequence GTGGATAAGGAACTACTGGATGCAGGTTACCGGGCCTATACCGGCGAGAAGATTGACGTCTACTTCAACACGGCGATGTGTCAGCATTCGGGCAACTGCGTGCGGGGAAGCGCGAAGCTTTTCAACCTGAAGCGTAAACCGTGGATAGTCCCGGATGAAGTGGATGTCGCGACGGTTATTAAGGTTATCGATACCTGTCCGAGTGGTGCGCTGAAATATCGCCAGAAATGA
- a CDS encoding DUF1116 domain-containing protein, which yields MSQTLFTQPLNVINVGIAMFSDDLKKQNVPVTQLDWTPPGQGNMQVVAALDEITDSPLADKIAAANQQALERIIKSHPVLIGYDQAINVVPGMTRNTILHAGPPTRWENMCGAMKGAVTGALVFEGLAKDLAAAAELAASGEIIFSPCHEHDCVGSMAGVTSASMFMHIVENKTYGNRAYTNMSEQMAKILRMGANDQSVIDRLNWMRDVMGPMLRDAMKLAGEIDLRLMLAQALHMGDECHNRNNAGTALLIQALTPWIIQTGYPVAQQREVFEFVLSSDYFSGPTWMAMCKAAMDAAHGIEYSTVVTTMARNGVEFGLRVSGLPGQWFTGPAQQVIGPMFAGYKPEDSGRDIGDSAITETYGIGGFAMATAPAIVALVGGTVEEAVDFSRQMREITLGENPNVTIPLLGFMGVPTAIDITRVGSTGILPVINTAIAHKDAGIGMIGAGIVHPPFACFEKAILRWRDRYCQ from the coding sequence ATGAGCCAGACGCTGTTTACCCAGCCGCTGAACGTGATTAACGTTGGCATCGCGATGTTCAGCGATGACCTGAAAAAGCAGAACGTACCCGTGACCCAGCTCGACTGGACGCCGCCGGGCCAGGGCAACATGCAGGTGGTTGCTGCGCTGGACGAGATTACCGATTCGCCGCTGGCAGACAAAATCGCTGCCGCTAACCAGCAGGCGCTGGAACGTATTATTAAGTCGCATCCGGTGCTGATTGGTTATGACCAGGCGATCAACGTGGTGCCGGGCATGACCCGTAACACCATCCTGCATGCCGGACCGCCTACCCGTTGGGAAAACATGTGCGGCGCAATGAAGGGCGCAGTCACCGGCGCGCTGGTGTTTGAAGGACTGGCGAAAGATCTGGCTGCCGCCGCTGAACTGGCCGCCTCCGGCGAAATTATCTTCTCGCCGTGCCACGAGCATGACTGCGTGGGATCGATGGCGGGCGTGACGTCGGCGTCAATGTTCATGCACATCGTTGAGAACAAAACCTACGGCAACCGCGCATATACCAATATGAGCGAGCAAATGGCGAAGATCCTGCGTATGGGTGCGAACGATCAGAGCGTTATCGATCGCCTGAACTGGATGCGCGATGTGATGGGGCCGATGCTGCGTGATGCGATGAAACTGGCGGGCGAAATCGATCTGCGTCTGATGCTGGCACAGGCGCTGCACATGGGCGATGAGTGCCATAACCGCAACAACGCCGGGACGGCACTGTTAATTCAGGCGCTGACCCCGTGGATCATCCAGACCGGTTATCCGGTCGCGCAGCAGCGCGAAGTCTTCGAGTTCGTCCTCAGCAGCGACTACTTCTCCGGACCGACGTGGATGGCGATGTGTAAAGCCGCGATGGATGCCGCGCACGGCATTGAGTACAGCACAGTGGTGACGACGATGGCGCGTAACGGCGTCGAGTTCGGTTTGCGCGTCAGCGGTTTACCGGGTCAGTGGTTTACCGGCCCGGCTCAGCAGGTGATTGGTCCGATGTTTGCGGGCTACAAGCCGGAAGATTCCGGGCGCGATATCGGTGACAGCGCGATTACCGAAACCTACGGCATTGGCGGTTTCGCCATGGCGACGGCGCCGGCTATTGTGGCGCTGGTCGGCGGTACGGTAGAAGAGGCGGTTGATTTCTCTCGCCAGATGCGTGAAATCACGCTGGGCGAAAACCCGAACGTCACCATTCCGCTGCTCGGTTTTATGGGCGTACCGACCGCTATCGACATCACGCGCGTGGGCAGCACCGGCATACTGCCGGTGATCAACACCGCGATTGCGCACAAAGATGCGGGGATCGGCATGATCGGCGCGGGAATTGTACACCCGCCGTTTGCCTGTTTTGAAAAGGCGATCCTCCGCTGGCGCGATCGCTACTGCCAATAA
- a CDS encoding GNAT family N-acetyltransferase yields MEILAGHNKFYVNDAQGNQVAEIVFVPTGEHLSIIEHTDVDPSLKGQGVGKQLVAKVVEKMRAENRKVIPLCPFAKHEFDKTREYDDIRA; encoded by the coding sequence ATGGAAATTCTTGCAGGCCACAATAAGTTCTATGTGAACGATGCACAGGGCAACCAGGTTGCCGAGATTGTCTTCGTGCCGACGGGCGAACATCTGAGCATCATTGAACATACCGATGTTGATCCCAGCCTGAAAGGCCAGGGCGTCGGTAAACAGCTGGTAGCGAAGGTGGTGGAGAAAATGCGCGCTGAAAACCGCAAGGTTATTCCGCTGTGCCCGTTTGCTAAACACGAGTTCGATAAAACCCGTGAGTACGACGATATCCGCGCCTGA
- a CDS encoding LysR substrate-binding domain-containing protein, with amino-acid sequence MNSIFTEENLLAFTMVARYSSFSKAAEELGLTTSAISYTIKRMETGLDVVLFTRSTRSIELTESGRYFFRKATDLLNDFHAIKRSIDTIAQGIEARVRICINQLLYTPQHTARLLQALKKQFPTCQITVTTEVYNGVWDSIINNLANIAIGAPDTLLDGGGIDYTEIGAIRWSFAIAPDHPLAFMPEPISESQLRLYPNIMVEDTAHTINKKVGWLLHGQESILVPDFNTKCQCQILGEGIGFLPDYMVREAMEKSLLVMRQIHNPRQDSRMLLATQHSATGRVTQWIKKEFGPQGVLTGIYQDLLHRE; translated from the coding sequence ATGAATTCAATTTTTACCGAGGAGAACCTGCTGGCGTTCACCATGGTGGCGCGCTACAGCAGTTTCAGCAAGGCCGCTGAGGAACTGGGTTTAACCACCTCCGCCATTAGCTACACCATCAAGCGAATGGAGACAGGGCTGGACGTGGTGCTGTTTACCCGCAGTACTCGCAGCATTGAGCTGACCGAGTCCGGCCGCTATTTCTTCCGTAAAGCGACCGATCTGCTGAACGACTTCCACGCTATCAAGCGCAGCATTGATACCATCGCCCAAGGTATCGAGGCGCGAGTGCGCATCTGTATTAACCAGTTGCTCTACACCCCGCAGCATACCGCGCGGCTGCTGCAGGCACTCAAAAAGCAGTTTCCAACCTGTCAGATAACCGTGACCACTGAGGTCTATAACGGCGTCTGGGATTCCATCATTAATAACCTGGCCAACATCGCCATTGGCGCACCGGATACCCTACTCGACGGTGGTGGAATTGATTACACCGAGATCGGGGCGATCCGCTGGTCATTTGCCATCGCCCCAGATCACCCGCTGGCCTTTATGCCCGAGCCGATCTCAGAGAGCCAGCTGCGGCTGTACCCGAATATCATGGTGGAAGACACTGCGCACACGATTAACAAGAAGGTCGGCTGGCTGCTGCACGGACAGGAGTCTATTCTGGTCCCCGATTTTAATACCAAGTGTCAGTGCCAGATCCTCGGTGAAGGTATTGGCTTTTTGCCGGACTACATGGTGCGCGAGGCGATGGAAAAGTCGCTACTGGTGATGCGCCAGATCCACAACCCGCGTCAGGATTCACGCATGCTGCTGGCGACCCAGCATTCGGCAACTGGTCGGGTAACTCAGTGGATTAAAAAAGAATTTGGTCCGCAAGGTGTGCTGACGGGGATTTATCAGGATCTGCTGCATCGGGAGTGA